TTCCCCGCACTTATGCTATAATATGAACATTATAAAGCGATCTGATCTTTAGGCAAAAACGATACAGCCGCCCGTATAGACGAAGTAAAACACACCACCGAAATGAGGATAAACCGATGAGATCACGACGGAATCTAACGAAACACGCTTTTGATAAAGGCGATTTACTCGATCAGAGATGGCTCACCTATCTTTTAGCCGTTGTTCTAATACTCCTTGTTCTTGTCTTTGTTGTGCTATTGTCGCCGACTTATAAACGGTACGTTGTTGATACTGTCAAATCTGTGTTTTATGGTGGAAAACAGACAGCACCACGACCGAGAGCTGCCCCAGTAAATTTTCAGCGACCTGTCTTAATAAAGGGGCTAATGTTTTAAACGGAACAGACAAAAATTGGGCGATTCGGAGGCACGAAACTAACTTTAGGACACCCGTCGGATCGCGTTTTCCGACAAAATTCGGGAGAGAAAAATGTCTAAAACGTTGTTCATCTTAGTAGGATTACCGATTTTGTTAATTTTGATTTCTGGGTGCGGTTATGTTTCCAAATCAGAGTATCTGGAACACATTTCAACCATTCGTATTACACCTATTGAAATCCTGGATGCTGATTTTGCTTATGATAACGCCTCACAGCGCCCTAATGATGAAGTCATCCATGAGAAACTCACCCAACGCTTCAACCGTAAATGGCGAGACGGAAACGATGCCGAATTTACGATGCGGATACAGGATTACAATGTAAAGGAGCACGGATTCGGACCTAACGGCGAGGTCGAACTCGTGCGGATGACGCTTCAGATAGAGTATCAATTTATAGATAGGATCCGGGGTCAAATTATTGACGAAAGTGATAACTACCTCCAAGTTCACGATTTCTATATTGTCCCAAATCGGGCTGAACCGATGGAATCCGGTGAAGAAGCCAGAAGGCTTATTGTAGAAGAGTTGATTGAGGACCTTTACAATCAGTTGGCTGAGCAGTGGTAGTAGCAGAGCTGAGTGCTGGAGTCCTCGTCCCATGAAACATAAAACAGAATTCCCTTCTCAAAGACTTCATCGTTTTTCACTTTGCTTGGCTTTTTTTTGCAGTTTGGTGCTGATCTCGTGCGGTGAAGAGCACGGAAATTGGACGGCTGTTCAACAGGAGGGTGCGTATATTTACGGGGTCTGGCACAGCACGACCTTGAAGAGAGCGGAACAGGCGATGCAGGAGGTTTTTGAAAACATTCGGAGCACATCGATACAGCCGACAGAATCGCGAAAGGTGCGAGACGTTGGGAAAACAGATACTTCGCCTGAACTTCTCTTACCGAGCGATGGTGAAATATTGGATTGGGTACAGTCGCGCGCACCATCAACCAACGAAGGCAAAACCCTTTATCGGTATAGAGCCGCGGAACCGGATTTGTTCTACGCTTACGGTTTCCAGCGGCAGGCGGAGGTGGAGTACCAAACGCCTCGATTCGGTTCAAAGCCTTTGATTTTGCTCGAAATTTTCGATATGGACACACCTGAAAATGCATTTGGGATTTATAACTTTCACATCTATCCGCAAGTAAAATTTGAATGGGTGGGCAGCAAGGCGATCCTTTCGGGCGGGTATCTCCGGTTCTCAAAAGGGAAATATTTTATTCAGATCGAAGGCTACGAATTCGCGACGGGTATTCGTGAAGCGATGATTCTACTCGCCAAAAATATCGCCTCACGGATTAAAGAACCTGCTTCAGAATCACCAATGCTTACTTTACTTCCAAGCAATAAGATGAGTGGAAGCGTCAAGTTATTCCGATCGAATTGGGCACTGCGTCAAATTTACAACACGTTGCCCGTCAATGTGCCAGAACTGAGTGATACAGCCGTCGGCGTATCTGCTCGTTATCAGGATAATCCAGATTTAAAAAATTGGATGGAGGCACAGATCGTTTTTATCATCCGTTTTCCCGACGCTTCAGTGGCAGAATCTGCCTATACTGCTTACCAAGATTCTGTGATGGAGAAGGCTCTGCCTCTTGAAGTTGGCACAACTGGACCGATCCTTGTGAACGAACCTTTAATTCCCTAAAGTTTTAACTCACGTCGTTTCTCCGCAAGGAAAATTAAAAATAGGAGTTTCTCATGCGAGGAGATTTTGAAGCGTATCTCAACGATTCATTTCGTGATGAAGATGGAAACCTGAATTTAGCATCACTGTTGGCATTAGAAGATGAAGCCGACATGGATGTTGCGGTTATAATGCCGAATACCCAACCCCTTCCCCAAAATAGTGAACTTGCCGAGGCAATCCGCGGTAATTCGCGTGCACTCGGCTGTGCACTCGTGCATCCAACGGAACCAGAACCCGTTGAGCAGGTTAAGTTGGCAGCCGAGGCATGGGGAATGCGCGGCATCAAACTGATGCCTGCAGTTCACAACTACAACGTGGATGATGAAATGGTGCGTCCTATCGTTGAAGCTGCCCGTGATTACGGACTTATTGTCTCAATTCATTCCGGACCC
This region of Candidatus Poribacteria bacterium genomic DNA includes:
- a CDS encoding amidohydrolase yields the protein MRGDFEAYLNDSFRDEDGNLNLASLLALEDEADMDVAVIMPNTQPLPQNSELAEAIRGNSRALGCALVHPTEPEPVEQVKLAAEAWGMRGIKLMPAVHNYNVDDEMVRPIVEAARDYGLIVSIHSGPNNCHPNRIGTVASWVPETPVIMDHMGFPDDLDSAITVAKANKNISLGTTILRFHRRWGTDPDAVVPTEVKDAVDALGPEQIVFGSNLPEYRPIQVINALKRLELGDDAEAQIFGGNLARIYGL